From Streptomyces sp. NBC_01754, a single genomic window includes:
- a CDS encoding SAM-dependent methyltransferase, whose protein sequence is MTSDETTDRTETTDRTDAEMWDDRYRESDRIWSGNPNTVLVQEVEGLTPGRALDLGCGEGADAVRLARWGWKVTATDISRVALERAAVHAAEAGVADRVDWQWHDLGATFPEGEFDLVSAQFLHSMGDLPREAILHRAARAVAPGGVLLVVGHAGFPHWEQNPDPSVRFPTPDEVLSSLELPDGAWEVLLSGEHERVQNDPDGNPTTRTDNALKVRRTA, encoded by the coding sequence ATGACCAGCGACGAGACCACGGACCGCACCGAGACGACGGACCGTACCGACGCCGAGATGTGGGACGACCGCTACCGCGAGAGCGACCGGATCTGGAGCGGCAACCCCAACACCGTGCTGGTACAGGAGGTGGAGGGCCTGACACCGGGACGCGCCCTGGACCTCGGCTGCGGCGAGGGCGCCGACGCGGTCCGGCTCGCGCGGTGGGGCTGGAAGGTCACGGCCACGGACATCTCCCGGGTCGCGCTGGAGCGCGCGGCGGTCCACGCGGCGGAGGCCGGGGTGGCCGACCGCGTCGACTGGCAGTGGCACGACCTGGGGGCGACCTTCCCCGAGGGGGAGTTCGACCTGGTCTCGGCCCAGTTCCTGCACTCCATGGGTGATCTGCCGCGCGAGGCGATCCTGCACCGGGCGGCCCGGGCCGTCGCCCCGGGCGGTGTACTGCTCGTCGTCGGACACGCCGGCTTCCCGCACTGGGAGCAGAACCCCGACCCGTCCGTCCGGTTCCCGACGCCCGACGAGGTGCTGTCCTCCCTCGAACTGCCGGACGGCGCCTGGGAGGTCCTGCTCAGCGGTGAGCACGAGCGCGTCCAGAACGACCCGGACGGCAACCCCACCACCCGCACGGACAACGCGCTGAAGGTCCGCCGCACGGCGTGA
- a CDS encoding YceI family protein produces MALFNRKNNNAPSTTAALTVDPALAAMTGDYAIDPAHSTIGFTVRHAMVTNVRGSFGEHEGTLKLDGSDPSRSSASIDVKIASVDTGIADRDGHLVSGDFFDAETFPLMTFRSTTAEQLGGDAYRITGDLTIKDVTRPLSIDLEFNGSATDPYGNQRVGFEGSAEILRSDWGLTYNAALETGGVLVGDKIKLNFDISAIKAAPQA; encoded by the coding sequence ATGGCTCTGTTCAACCGCAAGAACAACAACGCCCCGTCCACCACCGCCGCCCTCACGGTGGACCCCGCGCTGGCCGCAATGACCGGCGACTACGCGATCGACCCCGCTCACAGCACCATCGGCTTCACCGTGCGCCACGCCATGGTGACCAATGTGCGCGGCTCCTTCGGTGAGCACGAGGGCACGCTGAAGCTCGACGGCTCCGACCCGTCCCGCTCCTCGGCCTCCATCGACGTGAAGATCGCCAGCGTCGACACCGGCATCGCCGACCGCGACGGGCACCTCGTCAGCGGCGACTTCTTCGACGCCGAGACGTTCCCCCTGATGACGTTCCGCTCCACCACCGCGGAGCAGCTCGGCGGCGACGCGTACCGGATCACCGGCGACCTCACCATCAAGGACGTCACGCGCCCGCTCTCCATCGACCTGGAGTTCAACGGCTCCGCCACGGACCCCTACGGCAACCAGCGCGTCGGCTTCGAGGGCAGCGCCGAGATCCTGCGCTCCGACTGGGGCCTGACCTACAACGCGGCGCTGGAGACCGGCGGTGTGCTGGTCGGCGACAAGATCAAGCTGAACTTCGACATCTCCGCGATCAAGGCCGCCCCGCAGGCCTGA